Below is a window of Pseudodesulfovibrio sp. 5S69 DNA.
CTGGTTCCGCTTCCTGTTCACCACGGTGCACATCTATTTCGGCAAGGAGAGCCAGGGCACCCCGGAATACGCCCGGCGCGTGGCCGAGATCGACACGGTCGCCGCCAACATCGCCGCCCGCGCCGAGAAGGAGCCGTGCAGCTACATCCTGGTGGGCGACTTCAACATCGACGAGATGGGCGACCCCTCGGGCAACGCGCTCGTGCGCAACGGCTTTGAGGCGGCCCAGAACAACGTGGGCTCCAACATGGACAAGACCCGGTTCTACGACCAGATATCCTGGCTGCCGCGCAAGGGCACGGTCCGCCAGACCCGCTCCGCCCGCAACCAGGGCGTCCTGGACGTGCTCTCGGCGGTCATGGGCGAGGACCGGTTCCCGGACTACCGGGAGGCCGTGGAAACCACGGTCCGGGGCCAGCTCGACAAGGTCCGGGCCGAACGTGCCGAACGCAGAGCCCGGTCCAAGGACGTCGCGGCCCAGGACAAACGCATCGCCAAGCTCGACGCCCTGCTGGCCGACCCCGCCGAGCTCAAGGAGTACTATCTCAAGACCTGGCGGACCTTCCAGATCAGCGATCACCTGCCGCTGTGGGTGGAGTTGTCCATCGACTTCAGCGCCGAATACCTGACCCGGCTGCGGAACATGGCGGGCACCAGCGCCAAGGACAACGTGGAGATTCCCATGTAGCGGCTGGACAAACCGGCCCCGGGCCCGCATGATGCGGCCTCCCCGAAACCAGTGATCCACCCGGAGAAACCAGACATGGACGGAACAAACCGCAAGGACGTCAAGCCCGGCCAGCGCGTCAACATCGTGCTCAAGAAGGACCAGCGCACCGGCAGGCTGACCGAGGGCACGGTCGCCACGCTGCTGACCAAGTCGCCCACCCACCCGCACGGCATCAAGGTCCGCCTGACCGACGGCCAGGTCGGGCGGGTCAAGGAAATCCTCGGGCAGGAGGCCTGACCATGGCCCTGCGCATCTGGGTGGACGCCGACGCCTGCCCCAACGCCGTCAAGGAAATCCTGTTCAAGGCCGCCCAGCGCCGCCAAATCCCGCTGACCCTGGTGGCCAACACGCCGCTCCGCGTGCCGCCGTCCCCGCTCATCGACACCATCCTCGTGGGCGCGGGCTTCAACGTGGCCGACGACGAGATCGCCCGCCGGGTCAACCCCGGTGACCTGGTCGTCACCGCCGATATCCCCCTGGCAGACGCCATCGTCACCCAGGGCGCCACCGGCCTCAACCCGCGCGGCGAACTCTACACCGAGGACAACGTCAAGGGCCTGCTGCGCATGCGCAACCTCATGGAGGAACTGCGCTCCGCCGACCTCGCCCCCGGCGGCCCCCCCCCGCTCGGCCCCAAAGACAAACAACAATTCACCAACCAGCTCGACCGCTTCCTGACCAAGGCCGGAAAATAGGATGCCTCCGGCGGCCGGGGAAGGGAGGAAAACCCTTTGAAAAGGGTTCCTTCCTTCCTTCCCCGGACCCTATCCCTTCCTTTTCCGAGACCTTTTATGCCGCTTCGCGGGTGGAAGCACATCGTAAAGTCCCCCCGGCTCATCCGGGCGTCGAAGTCCCGCCTTTCTCTTAAAATGGAGCGACTCGGGTGCGCAGCACCCGACAGCGGCTCTCTTACCGCGCTCGCACAAGGCTTTCGAGAGTGGGTCAGCTGTGCATTTTCTTCCGGCCGCGACAACCGCAGCGTAGCCGTCTACGTGAGGATTGGCGCGGCCGGAAAAAATGTGCAGATGGCCCGCTCTCGGAAGCCGCCCCCCACCCACGCTACACAACAAAAAAGGGCCCGGTAAGAACCGGGCCCTTTTTTGTTGTGTAGCGTGGCAGCCAATCAAAGCTTCGCTTTGATTGCTGCGGCGATAGCCTTGCCCTGTTCATAGCATTTGTCGAAGACTTCGTGATCCGGGATGTACTGGTTCTTGATCCCTTCCACGACTTCCATGTTCATGTCCTCGAGCCACTGGGTCAGGATCTTGACGCATTCTCCGGACCAGCCGAAGGACCCGACGGCCGAGCCGATCTTGTTCTGGGGCCGCAGACCCTTCATGTAGGTCAGCATGTCCGCCATCAGCGGCAGGATGCCGTTGTTGTGGGTCGGCGAGCCGACGATGACCGCAGCGGCGTCGAAGACCTCGGCCATGACGTCGGAGTGGTGGTTGTTCTTCATGCACATGAAGCGCACGGACACGCCCTCGTCGGCCAGGCCGCAGGCCATGGCCTCGGCCATCTTCTCGGTGGAGTGCCACATGGTGTCGTAGACGATGACCGCTTTGTTCTTGGGCTTCTGCTCGGCGTAGGCCTGGTACTTCTCCATGGCCCAGGCGCAGTCGTCGCCGCGGAACAGCAGGCCGTGGTCCGGGCAGATGGTCTCGATCTCCAGGCCCATCTCCTTGATGGTGGCCAGGGTCTTGAGGACCACCGGGGAATACGGCAGCACGATGTTGGCGTAGTAGTTGGCCATGAGCTCTTCCAGGCGGTAGCGGTCCACCTGGTCGGCCCAACGCTCGGACGTGGCCCAGTTCTGGCCAAACGCGTCGTTGGTGAAGACGAGCTTCTCCTCCGGGCAGTAAGTCAGCATGGAGTCGGGCCAATGGAGCATACGGGTCTCAAGGAAGGAGAGGGTCCGCTTGCCGATGGAAAGCTCGGTGCCGGTGGGCGTGACCTCGACCGGCCAGTCCGTGTACTTGAAGTGGGCCTTCATGGCCTTCTGGCCCATGGGGGAGGTGTAGATCTTCTCGGGCTGATATTTCTCGACAACCTTGGCCAGGCAGCCGGAGTGATCGGGCTCGAGGTGGTTGGCCACCACATAGTCGATCTTGCGGTCGCCGAGCACCTGGGCGAGGTTGCACTGCAACGTACCCCAGAACTCCTCGGCCACGGTGTCGATCAGGGTCACCTTCTCGTCCACGATCAGAAAATTGTTGTAGGTAGTGCCCTTGTGGGCCTTGGAATAGCCGTGGAAGTCGCGGCGGTTCCAGTCGACGGCGCCGAGCCAGAAAATGCCTTCCTTGATTTCAACAGGTCTCATGGTCTTCTCCACATTGAGCGGTTACTCAACCGCTATGGTAAAAAAAAAGGAGCGCGGACCCTGGGGGGCGCGCTCCCTGCCCGCGTTTCGGGCCGAAAATTAATCCTCGGGTACGAAGCTGTCCTTGTCCGCACCGCAGACGGGACAGGTCCAGTCGTCGGGCAGGTCCTCGAACTTGGTCCCGGCCGGGATGTCGGAATCGGGGTCGCCCTGGGCCGGGTCGTACACATAGCCACAAATCTCACAGAC
It encodes the following:
- the rd gene encoding rubredoxin, with protein sequence MGDQKETDPMQKYVCEICGYVYDPAQGDPDSDIPAGTKFEDLPDDWTCPVCGADKDSFVPED
- a CDS encoding FprA family A-type flavoprotein, producing MRPVEIKEGIFWLGAVDWNRRDFHGYSKAHKGTTYNNFLIVDEKVTLIDTVAEEFWGTLQCNLAQVLGDRKIDYVVANHLEPDHSGCLAKVVEKYQPEKIYTSPMGQKAMKAHFKYTDWPVEVTPTGTELSIGKRTLSFLETRMLHWPDSMLTYCPEEKLVFTNDAFGQNWATSERWADQVDRYRLEELMANYYANIVLPYSPVVLKTLATIKEMGLEIETICPDHGLLFRGDDCAWAMEKYQAYAEQKPKNKAVIVYDTMWHSTEKMAEAMACGLADEGVSVRFMCMKNNHHSDVMAEVFDAAAVIVGSPTHNNGILPLMADMLTYMKGLRPQNKIGSAVGSFGWSGECVKILTQWLEDMNMEVVEGIKNQYIPDHEVFDKCYEQGKAIAAAIKAKL
- a CDS encoding YwbE family protein → MDGTNRKDVKPGQRVNIVLKKDQRTGRLTEGTVATLLTKSPTHPHGIKVRLTDGQVGRVKEILGQEA
- a CDS encoding YaiI/YqxD family protein, producing MALRIWVDADACPNAVKEILFKAAQRRQIPLTLVANTPLRVPPSPLIDTILVGAGFNVADDEIARRVNPGDLVVTADIPLADAIVTQGATGLNPRGELYTEDNVKGLLRMRNLMEELRSADLAPGGPPPLGPKDKQQFTNQLDRFLTKAGK
- a CDS encoding endonuclease/exonuclease/phosphatase family protein — its product is MINYWPLKFETADLRRRTVDGLRALRGLIRDRMPAATLHDTLLLGTWNIRNFDDNRFGHGPRIKESLYFIAEAVSAFDVLAVQEICRDLGPLRQLMRLLGPNYGYIVTDVAEQDGGNRERLGFIYNKAKVRFKGVAGEMVLPVRDLISHGDKRLQLSRSPFGCEFQAGWFRFLFTTVHIYFGKESQGTPEYARRVAEIDTVAANIAARAEKEPCSYILVGDFNIDEMGDPSGNALVRNGFEAAQNNVGSNMDKTRFYDQISWLPRKGTVRQTRSARNQGVLDVLSAVMGEDRFPDYREAVETTVRGQLDKVRAERAERRARSKDVAAQDKRIAKLDALLADPAELKEYYLKTWRTFQISDHLPLWVELSIDFSAEYLTRLRNMAGTSAKDNVEIPM